The genomic DNA CGGCGACTGTAATTTCTCGCTTCGGCTCGACCAGTCCCTCTTCTGTCCAGACATTAACGGTTGAGAGGACGGGTGCGTATTTGGAAGCGGGAGCATCGATTTCCAGTTTGCCTTCTTCAACAAGCATCATCGCTGTAGCGGTAGCGATTGATTTTGTCATGGAAAACAGACGGACGATCGTGTTTTTTTCCATGGGATTATCGTTAGCCAGATCTCGATGCCCATAAGCTTCGAAGAAAACAACCTTGCCTTTGCGTGCGACGATTACCACTCCACCTGCGAGTTTGTCTTCCTCCAGCTGCTCATTCATCAACTCATTGATCTGATTCAATTTTGAGGAAGACATCCCGACGGATTCCGGGGCAGCCAGAGGGAGATCTGCGGCATGTAATGGAATCGCTATCAGCAGCAAAAGACAAGCGCTGAATGAGATACGACTAAGCATTATGAGAACTCCGAGAATGAAACGAATCTCCAGATTTGAGACTGCATCATCACGAAATCCCAACCGAATTACCACTCTGAAAGAGTTCAATACGACTTCAACGTTTTACGAAATCCTGAAATGAAACGGGTAATCCCGTTTCCACAGATCGTTGTGCAGCAAGGCACATGGCGACAGACCAGCGGCCTTCTTCTGCAGGGCAAGCGAGTGAGCCATTATTGTTGAGAACTTCGACCAGCATCGCGATTTGATCTTCGAGTTCGTAAAGCTCGCCGGTCATTTTTTCGATGGGGATCTCTTCGACATTCTCTCCATTGAAACCGCGAAGTGAAAACGTCGGGTGACGGGTGCGGTCCATGGCTCCACTCCAACTGGCCCACAATGCTCCTTTGGTGCCGGTGACTTTCACTGTTTGATGATGCTCGAAAGCACTGAGAGTTTGTGTCACAACGGCATAAGCACCTTTGTCGAATTTCAAGATCGCGCTGAAATTGTCCTGCAATTCGGGATGGTCAGGCTGCCTGGAGTTTGCAGAGGCATAGACTGAAACCGGTTCTCCACTTTGTGCAAGATACCAGCGAGCCAGGTCGAAGAAGTGGATCGGCTCTTCGAGAATCCAGTTGCCGACGCGGCTGATATCATATCGCCAGCCATCCGCTCCGAGTCGATAGGGATTGCGGGACAGTTCAACCAATGCATATTGGGGATCGCCGATATAGCCCTCTTCAATGAGGTCTTTTACTTTGCCCCATAATGACGACAATCGCAATTCGTGTCCGACGGCAAAGATTCGCTTGTTTTCCTTGGCGATGTTGATCAGGTCATCGCATTCGGACATCGAAATGGCCATCGGCTTTTCAAGTAAAAGATGCTTTCCAGCTTTGAGTGCTTTCGAGGCAATTTCATGATGCAGATAACTGGGAACAACGATGTCAACAATTTCAATGGAATCATCTGCCAGCAGGTCTTCGTAGTTTGAGTAAACCGTTGTATCGGGATAAGTATCGCGAGCGTCCTTACATGAGGATCCACTTCGTGCAGAGATGCCCACCAGTTCTGCGCCATCTGTTTTATGAATCGCATCGGCATGATGTTTGCCCCAGGCTCCGAAACCAATTAAGCCGAAACGGATGTTCTTAGTGGAATTGTAAGCTTGTTGCGTCATCATTTTCTTTCAAGTATGGATTGCTTTCGGTTGTCGCCTGTAAAGATTTACATCTGAATTTCAAAACCGGGTCTGGCTTTGCGGGAGATGAACTGATCGGCTTCGGAATCATTAATGAATGTTTCTGTCTCAGGATTCCATTGAAGTTCTCGGCCTAATCTTAATGTCAAGTTGGCCAGGTGACATGTTGTAATGGTTCGCTGATGGGAAGCCATGTCGGAAACCGGTTGTTTACGAGTCTTGATGCAATCGAAGAAGTTGGACATATGGGAAGCCGGGGGAGGGCCGTCGTAAATGCGTTCGAGATAGTCTTTAGGCAGGGGATCTTTTTTCAAACGCTCAACGGGTAGTCCTGTGAGTTTACCGCGATTGACGAAAAAGCGGCCTTCGGTTCCTTCGAAGAGGATGCCGTTTTCTCCGCTGTTGATGACCATCGTGATGTCGTCGGGAAACTGGCATTGGACATCGAATGTCGATGGAGTATTGAAGGTATCGGTTCGAGTAGGATAACCGTTTTCATAGGGGACATGAAAGACGCCTTGTCCACGGACCCGTGAGGGACCGCTATCGAGTTGACCGATGGCCCACTGAGCGATATCGACATGGTGGGCACCCCAGTCGGTCAGTTTCCCTCCTGCGTATTCGTACCACCAGCGGAAGGTCCAGTGAGTTCGTTCTGTAATATATTCATGCTCGGCTGCAGGGCCCTGCCAGAGATTCCAGTTGAGTTGGGGGGGTGGTGGTGAGGTTGTGAATGGGCCACCGATATTACCGGGATCGACTCCAATTTCTATTCGTTGAAGCTTGCCAATGCGACCTTCCTGAACTAGTGCAATGGCTGTCGCGAATCGGTGGTCTGATTCCGTCCGTTGTTGTGTACCGACCTGTAAAATGCGACCCGTCTTATTGACGGCATCGGCCATCAGTCGGCCTTCATTGATGGTCACGGTCGCTGGCTTTTCACAGTAGACATCTTTACCAGCCAACATCGCTTCGATGGACATCTTGGCATGCCAGTGATCCGGGGTCGCAATCAGAACGGCATCGATATCATCTCTAGAGAGAACGTCGCGATAATCTTCAACGAGGAGACTCTTTCCATTGCATATTTTCTGGCAGGCATAATCACGAGCAATGGAATCGACATCACACACAACACCCATTTCCGCAAACTTTACCGCTTGCAAACCAATTGCGATTCCCCGCCCATTGCGTTTAATATCCGGTCGCCAACCCGCTCCCAGAAGTGCGATTCGCGGCTGTTCAAGAGCCGAGCGTTTCGAGACAGATTTTTCTTCGGCTCGCAAACCATAAGTACAAGCCGCTGCGAGTGCACCGGCAGTGGCACCGAGAACATCACGTCGGGTGAGTAGGTGATCTAATCCCATGATAAATTCCTTGCCTCATAAGTTATTTTGATATCAAAAATATTCTGATCGCAATAATGTGGGAACGCAATAGTCTCTGCGAACTTTTACGAAAATCGAGGATTCTTTCGTTTTTGAATTGACTTATCAGCTTTATTTCGATATCGAAATAAAGAGTCATGCCTCTAAAGGAGTCCTTCTTGAATTCCCGCACCATTGAAAACGAGATTGTTAGTGAGATTCGTCTGGCCACAGCGACTTCACGGGTACAGTTGGCGAAGCATCTGGGAATCGCTCCTTCAACGATGGGAATTCAAGTCGACCGTCTCATTGAACTCGGTATTCTGAAAGAGTCTACTGCTGAAGAATGGGGGCCGGGGCGGCCTCCGAAGATCCTGGAACCGAATTCTACAGCAGGTCAGTTTATCGGAATTGATTTTGATGCCCGCCGTTTACATGGTGTGAGCGTCGATTTTTCACAGCAGTTATTAAAACATCATTCGAGGGATCTTCCGCGTCACGCAAATGCAGAAGATGTGGTTCAAATAATCCAGGAAGTGATTCGTGCAGTCCGATTTCGAGGACGTAAACTTTTAGGTATAGGTCTTGCTATTCCGGGTACACTCGATGAAGAAGCCACGAAGGGCTTGCATTATCGGTTTATTCCCGGGTGGACGAAACTTCCGCTCAGAAATGTGATTCAAACTGTTTTTCGAGTTCCGGTTTATCTGGAGAATAATGTTCGTGTAATGGCGATGGCTGAACGCTGGTTCGGACAGGCACGCACCATCCAGAATTTTATCTGTGTCGGTATCCGGAGTGGGATTGGAACAGGGATCTTTCTGAATGGGGAACTCTACCGCGGTTATGAAGGTTTAGCCGGTGAGATTGGGACATGGCCAATGCGAGAGTTTTCACTGAATAAGAAAAACGGCGATTCACTCCCCTTAGAAGACGTAGCATCTTTGCGAGCGATTCAGGAGTCTCTCAATGTCTCAGTCGAAGATTTACTACGGTCCGCTGAGAATTGCGATCGCCTGGTGATGGAAGTTCTGAAAAGAGCGGCGAGTGCAGTCGGTCGAGTCATCTCGCAGATCTCATTGATATTGAATCCACAGATGATCGTTATTGGTGGGCCGCTGGCAGAACTTAAGGAGGCTTTCATGAAACCTTTGTGCCTGGAAGTTAAGCGAAGTTTGAGCTCGGAAGGCGGATTGATGCCGCTAATCGTATCGACACAACTTGGAGAATTAGCAGGAGCAAAGGGCGCGGCTGCGTTAGCGTTACATCGCTGGGAACTCAAGGTTTAAATAATCCGTCAGCAATTATTTATCGTAATGATAATACTTAAATCTGAAAGTCTAACCCACACTACAGGGCAAGCCAGCAATGGCACACATTGATTGTTATTTCGTGGTCATGCAGGGCAGTCGATCAGGCGGTGTCTGATAACCGAGGCATAAAAAATAGATTAAGGAAATATAATGATTTCAACATCGAACGATGATGCGTTCAACAAAACCGTCAGCCTGGGAGCTCCAATAGGGCAGCAAGCTTATGGAGAGACAGTATTCCCGTATGTGTATTTGTCTGACACTGAAGTCGGAACCATTGCTGATGTTGTGGAATGGACAAGGAGCAGAAATACGGAGTTGCTAGATTTGGCGACAAAGCACGGCACCATTCTGTTTCGAGATTTCCCGATAAACACAGTCGAGCATTTCGATCAGTTTATTGAAGCGCTGGGGATCACAAATTTCCCTTACAAGAAATCGCTTTCTAATGCGGTGCGAATTAATCGGACTGAGCGAGTCTTTTCTGCTAACGAAGCTCCGCCAGAAGTGCAGATCTTCTTTCACCATGAGATGGCGCAAACGCCTTTTTATCCAGAGTTCATTCTGTTTTATTGCGAGATTGCGGCGAAAGAAGGCGGGGCGACTCCGTTGTGTCGTTCCGATATTCTGATGGATCGCCTTACTGATGAGCATCCTCAGTTTGTCGCCGACTGTGAGCAGTATGGACTCAAGTATTCGAATGTCATGCCGGGGGCCGACGACCAGTTTTCGGGGATGGGGCGAAGTTGGCAAAGCACATTGGGAGTACAGACAAAAGCAGAAGCCGAGGCTCGTCTCCAGGAATTGAAATACAGTTGGGAATGGCTCGAAAAGGATTGCCTGCGAGCGACAACACCCGTCTTGCCTGCAATAATGACGTTGCCCGATGGTCGCAAAACATTTTTCAATCAGTTGATTGCCGCATGGAGTGGCTGGAAAGACGAACGAAACGATCCTTCACGCGCCATCCGGCATGGTAACGAACAACCTCTGGATACTGAGGCCGTGCAATCTGCAATTCGTATTGCCGATGAAATCACATTCGACATGAACTGGAAACCGGGAGATGCCGTGCTGATTGATAATCGTGTTGTGATGCATGCGCGTAGAACTTTTGAAGGGCAGAGAAAAATTGTGGCTTCACTGGGAAATATGCAGACTCATGCGTTTAAGGCACCAAAATAATAGTGAACTTAATATAATGGTTGGCTAGTATTCTCTCAGCTTTTGAACAAACAGGGTGGCACGTCCCAGAACGAAGTGATGGGCGTGGGAAATGCGGATGACCACGCCCTTCGCGTTGCTCAGGGCGTGCCACCCATGATCCAATCTTTTCGACTTCATTCTTTTTCCAACTGTTTATTAATCGGGCACAGTCATTTAGATTGCGAAGCTATCTGGGCGACCCATTCGGGGCACCGTTCCAAGACTAATTGACATTATCAAACACTCACCAGAGCGAGCCATCTATGACACAAATCGATCCCCCGGCAGCGACAAATGAAAAATGGTACGAGGGAATTCCCCGTTATCAATGGCTTGTGTTAATCATCGCCTCTGCTGGCTGGGTGTTTGATGTTTATGAAGGTCAAATCTTCAACATCACCCGTCAGGATATGCTGATGGAAATTCTCGATGGCGATGTGAATGCGGTGCAACGCTATGGCGATTACTTCCTCGGCATCTTTCTAGCGGGGGGAACGTTCGGTGGATTACTGTTTGGATCGCTGGCCGATCGTTACGGTCGACGTTCGATGATGATCGTCACCATTCTGTTCTATTCCATATTTTCCGGACTGACCTATTTCGTCGATAGCCTCTGGCAGGTTGCGGCTCTTCGCTTTCTGGTTGCGATGGGAGTCGGTGGAGAATGGGCGGTGGCGGCTAGTCTGGTGGCAGAAGTATTTCCCACGAAAGCGCGGGCACAGGCCTCTTCCATTTTTCATGCGTCCAGCATTCTTGGAACCTGGCTGGCAGCAATTGCCGGGATTATTGTCGGGACACACTGGCGATACGCCTATTTGATTGGAATCATTCCCGCTTTGCTGATTTTGTGGGTACGAGCCAGTGTCAAAGAAACGGATACATGGAAAACCGGCAGAACGACAGAGACCAAAAGACAATGGGGAAGTTACCGGGACTTATTGCTGAATCCCCGCTGGGCGACTCGGGCAATTTTAGGCATGCTTCTGGCAGCTGTCGGGCTGGGAACATTCTGGTCGGTGACGGTGGCAGGGCAGGATCTGGCATTAGGACGCCTGCTGGCTGATGGAGTCTCTAAAGAGCAAGCAAGTTCGACCGCGAAATTTGCGTACGGGATTGTGCAGGCCACTGGAGGCGGATTAGGTTTATTGGCGTTTGGTCCCTTGTGTGCAAAATTCGGACGCAAGCCAACATTTATTATCTTCCAGGCACTGGCTTTGATCATTGTTCCCATCGTCTGCTTCGTGCCGCAAAGTTATACACAATTGTTAATCCTGCTGCCGGTCTTTGGGTTTCTGACGCTTGGCATTCATTCCGGATATGCCGTTTATTTTCCAGAACTGTTTCCGACGCATCTTCGCGCAACTGGCACAAGTTTTTGCTTCAATGGTGGCCGACTAATGGCGGTACCAGTATTGCTGTTTTCTGGCCAGCTGAAAGCGATGGAAAATGTCGGACTGCACTGGGCGGTGACGGGACTTTCAATGTTATTTCTACTGGGAATTTTGATCATCTGCTTTTTACCAGAAACGCGAGGTCAGGAACTTCCTGAGTAAATGACTCTGTTATGTGACCGAGCGCGATATTGAATAGTTGGCAAACGATTCAAACAGAGAACGAGAGCCACAGGGGGATATTCCCCTGAGGAAAGCAAAGGGCAGGTCGTTTGCAACGTCCTCGCCCATCACTGCGTTTTGGGACGCCCCCAAATACTTGTTCATTCAAAGAGAAATCATGAGTGTCTTATTGATTGCACACAGTGATTTAGATTTTAAGTTTCTTCTTCAAAGTTGCTTCTTCTTCGGCTTCCGTTATTGGCGTCCAGTCGACTTCGA from Rubinisphaera italica includes the following:
- a CDS encoding Gfo/Idh/MocA family protein, with product MMTQQAYNSTKNIRFGLIGFGAWGKHHADAIHKTDGAELVGISARSGSSCKDARDTYPDTTVYSNYEDLLADDSIEIVDIVVPSYLHHEIASKALKAGKHLLLEKPMAISMSECDDLINIAKENKRIFAVGHELRLSSLWGKVKDLIEEGYIGDPQYALVELSRNPYRLGADGWRYDISRVGNWILEEPIHFFDLARWYLAQSGEPVSVYASANSRQPDHPELQDNFSAILKFDKGAYAVVTQTLSAFEHHQTVKVTGTKGALWASWSGAMDRTRHPTFSLRGFNGENVEEIPIEKMTGELYELEDQIAMLVEVLNNNGSLACPAEEGRWSVAMCLAAQRSVETGLPVSFQDFVKR
- a CDS encoding MFS transporter — encoded protein: MTQIDPPAATNEKWYEGIPRYQWLVLIIASAGWVFDVYEGQIFNITRQDMLMEILDGDVNAVQRYGDYFLGIFLAGGTFGGLLFGSLADRYGRRSMMIVTILFYSIFSGLTYFVDSLWQVAALRFLVAMGVGGEWAVAASLVAEVFPTKARAQASSIFHASSILGTWLAAIAGIIVGTHWRYAYLIGIIPALLILWVRASVKETDTWKTGRTTETKRQWGSYRDLLLNPRWATRAILGMLLAAVGLGTFWSVTVAGQDLALGRLLADGVSKEQASSTAKFAYGIVQATGGGLGLLAFGPLCAKFGRKPTFIIFQALALIIVPIVCFVPQSYTQLLILLPVFGFLTLGIHSGYAVYFPELFPTHLRATGTSFCFNGGRLMAVPVLLFSGQLKAMENVGLHWAVTGLSMLFLLGILIICFLPETRGQELPE
- a CDS encoding TauD/TfdA family dioxygenase, coding for MISTSNDDAFNKTVSLGAPIGQQAYGETVFPYVYLSDTEVGTIADVVEWTRSRNTELLDLATKHGTILFRDFPINTVEHFDQFIEALGITNFPYKKSLSNAVRINRTERVFSANEAPPEVQIFFHHEMAQTPFYPEFILFYCEIAAKEGGATPLCRSDILMDRLTDEHPQFVADCEQYGLKYSNVMPGADDQFSGMGRSWQSTLGVQTKAEAEARLQELKYSWEWLEKDCLRATTPVLPAIMTLPDGRKTFFNQLIAAWSGWKDERNDPSRAIRHGNEQPLDTEAVQSAIRIADEITFDMNWKPGDAVLIDNRVVMHARRTFEGQRKIVASLGNMQTHAFKAPK
- a CDS encoding Gfo/Idh/MocA family protein, whose translation is MGLDHLLTRRDVLGATAGALAAACTYGLRAEEKSVSKRSALEQPRIALLGAGWRPDIKRNGRGIAIGLQAVKFAEMGVVCDVDSIARDYACQKICNGKSLLVEDYRDVLSRDDIDAVLIATPDHWHAKMSIEAMLAGKDVYCEKPATVTINEGRLMADAVNKTGRILQVGTQQRTESDHRFATAIALVQEGRIGKLQRIEIGVDPGNIGGPFTTSPPPPQLNWNLWQGPAAEHEYITERTHWTFRWWYEYAGGKLTDWGAHHVDIAQWAIGQLDSGPSRVRGQGVFHVPYENGYPTRTDTFNTPSTFDVQCQFPDDITMVINSGENGILFEGTEGRFFVNRGKLTGLPVERLKKDPLPKDYLERIYDGPPPASHMSNFFDCIKTRKQPVSDMASHQRTITTCHLANLTLRLGRELQWNPETETFINDSEADQFISRKARPGFEIQM
- a CDS encoding ROK family protein, with amino-acid sequence MNSRTIENEIVSEIRLATATSRVQLAKHLGIAPSTMGIQVDRLIELGILKESTAEEWGPGRPPKILEPNSTAGQFIGIDFDARRLHGVSVDFSQQLLKHHSRDLPRHANAEDVVQIIQEVIRAVRFRGRKLLGIGLAIPGTLDEEATKGLHYRFIPGWTKLPLRNVIQTVFRVPVYLENNVRVMAMAERWFGQARTIQNFICVGIRSGIGTGIFLNGELYRGYEGLAGEIGTWPMREFSLNKKNGDSLPLEDVASLRAIQESLNVSVEDLLRSAENCDRLVMEVLKRAASAVGRVISQISLILNPQMIVIGGPLAELKEAFMKPLCLEVKRSLSSEGGLMPLIVSTQLGELAGAKGAAALALHRWELKV